A genome region from Arthrobacter sp. V1I9 includes the following:
- a CDS encoding nuclease-related domain-containing DEAD/DEAH box helicase encodes MKCIPEEPEFGEGHHAEKAVWTALRNSLPDDCVLAHSVHVRDGRNEYEIDLLVLWPRVGMAAIEVKGGQVSITDGQWYQSDRNQKRQIQSPVAQSQSSLHALKNWLENQLGTRLSSRCVYMVSLPYTDVSRDWTMAGCPRSLILDETDSKSPADLVRQAIENEGGGASPLAPVFLERIVRKLGGNLDTAVVPSTTSQEDEAEQDHLTERQSVLLQATRSLNRVRFTGGAGSGKTWLAVEKAKLLSKQGKRVGLFCYNKGLGQYLQDRVGTWKRQAKPVFTGEFHEYARGLGVPDGSGQDYFDVEMPRLLKELAAGLEPHERLDAVVVDEAQDFAPLWWDALLACASDPDAGEVYAFMDDRQDVYQRWGGATADLTSGPMANFVPIHIDDNLRNTRKIAESFRPFAGEHFTPRGTTGLPVRFVDCPTEDALDVAGDCVEALIEEGWANNQIALLTTKDRHPIHLDYFERDATEEYWREFHANEAEFYGHVLGFKGLERSVVVLCVNGFKDMGRAPEQLYVGLSRARSLLVVVGDSGLLEEAGGRELKLALARTQAWKPVLAGG; translated from the coding sequence ATGAAATGCATTCCGGAAGAACCGGAGTTCGGGGAAGGACACCACGCGGAAAAGGCCGTCTGGACCGCCCTGCGGAACAGCCTCCCCGACGACTGCGTCCTGGCCCACTCGGTCCACGTCCGCGACGGACGGAATGAGTACGAGATTGACCTGCTGGTCCTCTGGCCCAGAGTTGGCATGGCCGCAATCGAGGTCAAGGGCGGTCAGGTCAGCATTACGGACGGGCAGTGGTACCAGTCGGACCGGAACCAGAAGCGCCAGATCCAAAGCCCCGTGGCACAGTCCCAGAGCTCACTCCACGCCCTCAAGAACTGGCTGGAGAACCAGCTCGGTACGCGCCTGAGCAGCCGCTGCGTCTACATGGTCAGCCTCCCCTACACCGACGTGTCGCGGGACTGGACCATGGCAGGTTGCCCGCGGTCGCTCATCCTCGACGAGACCGACAGCAAATCCCCCGCCGATCTCGTCCGCCAAGCCATCGAAAACGAAGGCGGCGGCGCCTCCCCGCTGGCCCCGGTCTTCCTGGAACGCATCGTCCGCAAGCTGGGCGGAAACCTGGACACCGCCGTCGTACCTTCCACCACCTCGCAGGAGGACGAGGCAGAGCAGGACCACCTCACGGAACGCCAGTCCGTGCTGCTCCAGGCAACCCGCTCACTCAACAGGGTCCGTTTCACCGGCGGCGCGGGCAGCGGAAAGACCTGGCTCGCCGTCGAGAAGGCCAAGCTGCTCAGCAAGCAGGGCAAGCGCGTGGGCCTCTTTTGCTACAACAAAGGCCTGGGGCAATACCTCCAGGATCGCGTCGGGACATGGAAGCGGCAAGCCAAGCCGGTGTTCACGGGCGAGTTCCACGAATACGCGCGCGGGCTGGGAGTCCCGGACGGCTCCGGCCAGGACTATTTCGACGTCGAAATGCCCCGCCTCCTGAAGGAGCTGGCAGCCGGACTGGAGCCGCACGAACGGCTGGACGCCGTCGTCGTCGATGAAGCGCAGGACTTCGCGCCCCTGTGGTGGGACGCCCTTCTCGCGTGCGCCAGCGACCCGGACGCGGGTGAGGTGTATGCGTTCATGGACGACCGGCAGGACGTCTACCAGCGCTGGGGAGGCGCAACGGCGGACCTCACCAGCGGCCCGATGGCTAACTTCGTGCCCATCCACATTGACGACAACCTCCGCAACACCCGCAAGATCGCCGAGTCCTTCCGGCCTTTCGCGGGCGAGCACTTCACCCCGCGGGGCACTACGGGACTGCCCGTACGGTTTGTGGACTGCCCCACGGAGGACGCGCTCGACGTCGCGGGCGACTGCGTGGAGGCACTGATTGAGGAAGGCTGGGCCAACAACCAGATCGCGCTCCTCACCACGAAGGACCGGCACCCCATCCACCTGGACTATTTCGAGCGGGACGCCACCGAGGAATACTGGCGGGAATTCCACGCTAACGAAGCCGAGTTCTACGGCCATGTTTTGGGCTTCAAGGGCCTGGAACGGTCTGTGGTTGTTCTGTGCGTCAACGGCTTCAAGGACATGGGCCGGGCTCCGGAGCAGCTGTACGTCGGGCTGTCCCGCGCGCGGAGCCTGCTGGTGGTTGTGGGAGATTCCGGGCTGCTGGAGGAGGCAGGCGGGCGGGAACTCAAGCTCGCGCTGGCACGGACACAGGCGTGGAAACCGGTGCTTGCCGGCGGATAG
- a CDS encoding sigma-70 family RNA polymerase sigma factor, translated as MPELAGAGSHPVATLPQVPLPAAPAPVPASYDYAFLYPWQQEALKAWHSNARRGVVEAVTGSGKTRVGIAAAFEAVRQGIKVLILVPTAELQRQWLVSLRRDLPAARRGALGDGRSDSLDDVDILVAIVHSASNRETLRSHKAGLIIADECHRYAAPMFTGALQEGYAWRLGLTATFERADGEHETLLTPYFGGVIYNLWYDRALKDQVIAPFDIALVGVDLTPSEQNDYDEFSAVMVESARNLESYAGIPRRPFPQFIAAVAALAASDSPSREATIARKYMRAMSSRLTLLAEAKTKYLALAALKETVDQSRGTLVFTQTQESARRAQELYTSLGSSASAVFSGMAKDDRRQGLEDFRTGTSQILAAPRLLDEGIDVPEADLGIIVAANRSQRQMVQRLGRVIRKKADGRPGRLVVLYSKGTVEDPDVQGEEFLGKVLPFARNIDFFDIKTDLDRLQEFLRQAEPEEASAPEPGEPTAGTPGNGAVPEDGSPGTPEPGMVEPPAEDDESAPMSFDLGESGWLEELPGLEGFSDDGVSDYLQRAGRADLLSAEQEVELAKDIEAGLYAAHLLADGTPRGRKESRELRAIALLGERASDALLEANLRLVISIAKKYVYQGMDLLDLIQEGNVGLHRAVCKFDYTLGFKFSTYATWWIRQAVTRALADQARVIRLPVHTVEQIHKVQAIQRDAARKGLEYSFEELGKRTDQSAEKVEHLLSLDQPVRSLDYLVPDGRGGLEPLADQLLDPWHEDVLDVIAREQLKGQVHAVLDTLTEREAGVIAMRFGLDDGEEKTLDAIGKVYGVTRERIRQIESKTMALLREPERSQSLRGYNYGGVA; from the coding sequence ATGCCAGAACTAGCCGGCGCCGGGTCCCACCCGGTCGCGACGCTGCCGCAAGTGCCCCTCCCGGCTGCGCCCGCGCCGGTACCTGCCTCCTACGACTACGCCTTCCTGTATCCCTGGCAGCAGGAAGCGCTGAAGGCGTGGCACTCGAACGCCCGCCGCGGCGTCGTGGAAGCCGTCACCGGTTCCGGTAAGACACGCGTAGGGATTGCCGCAGCTTTCGAGGCAGTTCGGCAGGGCATCAAAGTCCTGATCTTGGTACCAACAGCGGAGCTTCAGCGCCAATGGCTGGTGTCCCTGCGCCGCGACCTGCCCGCTGCTCGGCGTGGTGCACTCGGGGATGGACGGTCCGATTCCCTTGACGACGTGGACATCCTCGTGGCCATCGTTCATTCGGCGTCCAACCGGGAAACGCTGCGTTCGCACAAGGCCGGCCTGATTATTGCCGACGAGTGCCACCGCTACGCGGCACCAATGTTCACCGGCGCCCTGCAGGAAGGGTATGCCTGGCGCCTTGGGCTGACCGCCACGTTTGAAAGGGCGGACGGTGAGCACGAAACCCTCCTGACACCTTACTTCGGCGGCGTCATCTACAACCTCTGGTACGACCGGGCGCTGAAGGACCAGGTCATCGCCCCGTTCGACATCGCTTTGGTTGGCGTTGACCTGACGCCTTCGGAACAGAATGACTATGACGAGTTCTCTGCTGTGATGGTGGAGTCGGCACGGAATCTTGAGTCCTATGCAGGCATCCCGCGGCGGCCGTTCCCGCAGTTCATTGCCGCCGTGGCTGCCCTCGCCGCCTCTGATTCGCCCAGCCGGGAAGCCACTATTGCGCGGAAGTACATGCGTGCCATGTCTTCGCGTCTCACGCTGCTGGCCGAGGCCAAGACGAAATACCTGGCGCTGGCAGCCCTGAAGGAGACTGTCGACCAATCCCGCGGAACGCTGGTCTTCACTCAGACCCAGGAGTCAGCGCGGCGGGCGCAGGAGCTGTATACGTCCCTCGGGTCTTCGGCATCGGCCGTGTTCAGCGGCATGGCCAAGGACGACCGGCGGCAGGGCCTGGAGGACTTCCGTACCGGCACGTCCCAGATTCTGGCCGCGCCGCGGCTCCTTGATGAAGGCATCGACGTTCCCGAGGCCGACCTCGGGATCATCGTTGCTGCCAACCGCAGCCAGCGGCAAATGGTGCAGCGCCTTGGCCGTGTCATCCGAAAGAAGGCCGACGGGCGGCCGGGCCGGCTGGTTGTCCTCTACTCCAAGGGCACCGTTGAGGATCCGGACGTCCAAGGCGAGGAATTCCTCGGCAAGGTGCTGCCTTTCGCACGAAACATTGACTTCTTCGACATCAAGACGGATCTGGACAGGTTGCAGGAGTTCCTCCGCCAGGCCGAACCCGAGGAGGCTTCGGCGCCCGAGCCCGGTGAGCCGACAGCGGGTACGCCCGGGAACGGCGCTGTACCAGAAGACGGCAGCCCAGGAACGCCAGAACCGGGGATGGTGGAACCTCCAGCGGAGGACGACGAGAGCGCGCCGATGTCATTCGATCTTGGGGAATCGGGCTGGCTGGAGGAGCTTCCGGGGCTCGAGGGCTTCAGCGACGACGGGGTTTCGGACTACCTGCAGCGTGCCGGTAGGGCTGATCTGCTGTCTGCTGAGCAGGAGGTGGAACTCGCCAAGGACATCGAGGCAGGGCTTTATGCCGCGCACTTGCTGGCGGATGGCACTCCCCGGGGCCGAAAAGAATCCCGAGAGCTGCGCGCCATTGCTTTGCTGGGTGAGCGTGCCTCCGACGCCCTGCTGGAGGCGAATCTCCGTCTGGTCATATCCATCGCCAAGAAATACGTGTATCAGGGCATGGACCTGCTGGACCTGATCCAGGAGGGGAACGTCGGCCTCCACCGGGCGGTCTGCAAGTTCGACTACACCCTGGGCTTCAAGTTCTCCACGTATGCGACGTGGTGGATCCGGCAGGCTGTCACCCGGGCGTTGGCCGACCAGGCCCGGGTCATCCGGCTTCCGGTCCACACGGTGGAGCAAATCCACAAGGTGCAGGCAATTCAGCGTGATGCCGCGCGGAAGGGCCTCGAATACAGCTTTGAGGAACTCGGCAAGCGCACGGATCAGTCGGCTGAAAAAGTGGAGCATCTTCTGTCATTGGACCAGCCCGTGCGTTCGCTGGACTACCTCGTACCGGACGGCAGGGGCGGCCTCGAGCCGCTGGCCGACCAGCTCCTCGATCCATGGCATGAAGATGTCCTCGACGTGATCGCCAGGGAACAGCTGAAGGGCCAAGTCCATGCGGTCCTGGACACGCTGACTGAACGGGAGGCCGGCGTCATTGCAATGCGCTTCGGCCTGGACGACGGCGAGGAAAAGACTCTCGACGCCATCGGCAAGGTCTACGGCGTCACGCGAGAGCGTATCCGCCAGATCGAGTCGAAGACCATGGCTCTACTCAGAGAACCAGAACGATCCCAGTCCCTTCGCGGGTACAACTACGGTGGTGTTGCATGA
- a CDS encoding PD-(D/E)XK nuclease family protein produces the protein MSVALAELEVMISDAQAADPLAPVTILVPSHAAGLDVTRYLGRTLNGGTGSVGVRAFTLKDLATELIADDGAVNGRRPLLPVLRLGAVSRVLLDKPGLFKDVANQPSTARAIARTAELLDAVAAPADPELPELMQEVLRLHGASKEALRWQWYTDHEAFTLASKKLGTKSVTQRLGTIIGFMLGTEKRPAEALFSASLEAAGMQHLAAAGSAENGVRLLTASDADDEARAVVRLVVERLATGTPGHRIGIFHSAVQPYAALLTQRLSQAGVTFVGPSAHRLMDSPLARGLLQLLKLDPQDLDARIILNIHAEGAFSWREQKLPTSAACERFYANPPAEEDYAGAETSAHADYLEKFRIFQSFKAALAARLGQVRAAATWSDASASLISLLEDFMGPRGAGERPEKSAARNALIEAASDLRHLDLVGPLPRTALLQSALEDGLASKGGWTGKSGTGVVVGSFADAVARDLDVVFLMGAAEGLAPARTRENPLLPDSARTMLGGSLPTVEERAEAHKKQFFAALATGSERFITSPRGDLRGSGSYEVSRWMDRKPDPQEQLRSFAHGIENGAPASDALPPTAQEWRLRRILTAEEGTSVLEEDEALQRALAATRDRRDGIFSRFNGNLGAYAGIIVDPEKPLSPTRLEEWVTSPFSYFMKHVLKVNTLEDVALEVQISPQQRGNLVHGVLEDYVRSITKDGLPPSLDRLLELADSAFEDVTNPAWLNHVWDRNQAMLRQDLKRVLTDDQEGFADGWKYLAEEVSFGPEDMDSHPPVELTLDDGTTVRFRGKVDRIDQHSDGSVRVIDYKTGKSKDYEPLAKHPTAEGTRYQLPVYGLFARTLRDNLSVVAAEYWFISRAGGFKKIGYTVTDEVVEQLRADVGLIISALRNGIFPPRPESDRYVNFTTMMGAQELGQQWLKLQNAPELEPYAQLLKAEK, from the coding sequence GTGAGTGTCGCTCTGGCCGAGCTGGAAGTAATGATCAGCGATGCCCAGGCCGCCGATCCGCTGGCTCCAGTTACTATCTTGGTCCCTTCCCATGCCGCGGGCCTGGACGTGACCCGTTACCTGGGCAGGACGCTCAATGGGGGCACTGGGAGTGTGGGGGTCAGGGCGTTCACACTCAAGGACCTCGCAACCGAACTCATCGCCGACGACGGCGCTGTGAACGGGCGACGTCCCCTTCTCCCCGTCCTCCGGCTCGGAGCCGTGAGCCGGGTCCTGCTGGACAAGCCAGGGCTTTTCAAGGATGTCGCCAACCAGCCTTCGACCGCCCGCGCTATCGCCAGGACAGCCGAGCTCCTCGACGCGGTTGCAGCTCCCGCCGATCCGGAGCTCCCCGAGCTGATGCAGGAAGTGCTGCGGCTTCACGGCGCCTCAAAGGAGGCTCTTCGCTGGCAGTGGTACACGGACCATGAGGCTTTTACCCTTGCCTCCAAGAAGCTCGGGACCAAGTCCGTGACGCAGCGGCTCGGCACCATCATCGGCTTCATGCTCGGTACGGAAAAACGTCCCGCCGAGGCACTCTTCAGCGCGAGCCTCGAAGCGGCCGGAATGCAGCATCTCGCAGCGGCCGGCTCGGCTGAGAACGGTGTAAGACTTCTGACAGCGTCCGATGCCGACGATGAAGCCCGCGCGGTGGTGCGCCTCGTCGTCGAGCGGCTTGCAACAGGCACCCCGGGCCACCGCATCGGAATCTTCCACTCGGCCGTCCAGCCCTACGCCGCGCTGCTCACCCAGCGCCTCAGCCAGGCGGGAGTCACTTTCGTCGGTCCATCAGCCCACCGACTCATGGACTCGCCACTGGCCCGTGGCCTCCTTCAACTGCTGAAGCTGGACCCACAGGATCTCGACGCACGCATCATCCTGAACATCCATGCGGAAGGTGCCTTCTCCTGGCGTGAGCAGAAGCTGCCCACCAGCGCAGCATGTGAAAGGTTCTATGCAAATCCACCCGCAGAAGAGGATTATGCAGGAGCAGAAACGTCCGCCCACGCGGACTACCTCGAAAAGTTCCGTATATTCCAGTCCTTCAAGGCGGCCCTTGCGGCACGTCTGGGCCAGGTCCGTGCTGCTGCCACATGGAGTGACGCGTCCGCTTCGCTGATATCACTGCTTGAGGACTTCATGGGCCCCAGAGGCGCCGGCGAACGTCCGGAGAAAAGCGCCGCCCGCAACGCGCTGATCGAAGCCGCCTCGGATCTCCGGCATCTGGATCTTGTCGGCCCTTTGCCCCGCACGGCACTCTTACAAAGCGCACTGGAAGACGGCCTAGCTTCAAAAGGCGGCTGGACCGGGAAGAGCGGCACGGGTGTCGTCGTAGGCAGTTTTGCTGATGCGGTCGCAAGGGACCTTGATGTCGTCTTCCTCATGGGGGCTGCGGAAGGGCTTGCGCCAGCACGGACAAGGGAGAACCCACTGCTGCCGGACAGCGCCCGTACCATGCTGGGCGGGAGCCTCCCCACGGTTGAAGAGCGTGCCGAGGCCCACAAGAAGCAGTTCTTTGCTGCCCTCGCTACAGGATCCGAACGGTTCATCACCAGCCCCCGCGGGGACCTGCGCGGCTCCGGGAGTTACGAAGTGTCACGCTGGATGGACCGCAAACCTGACCCCCAGGAACAACTGCGGTCCTTCGCCCACGGCATTGAGAACGGCGCACCCGCCTCCGATGCGTTGCCCCCAACAGCTCAGGAATGGCGGCTCCGTCGTATCCTCACCGCTGAGGAGGGCACCTCCGTATTGGAAGAGGACGAGGCGCTGCAGCGTGCGTTAGCTGCCACCCGGGACAGGCGGGATGGCATCTTCTCGAGGTTCAACGGCAACCTCGGTGCGTATGCAGGGATCATTGTGGACCCCGAAAAGCCGCTGTCCCCCACCCGGCTTGAGGAATGGGTCACAAGCCCGTTCAGCTACTTCATGAAACACGTCCTGAAAGTCAACACCTTGGAGGACGTGGCACTTGAAGTGCAGATCTCGCCGCAGCAACGGGGCAACCTGGTTCACGGGGTGCTGGAAGACTATGTCCGCAGCATCACGAAAGACGGCCTTCCGCCGTCGTTGGACCGCCTCCTGGAGCTGGCAGACTCCGCTTTTGAGGACGTAACAAATCCGGCATGGCTCAACCACGTGTGGGACCGCAATCAGGCCATGCTTCGCCAAGACTTGAAGCGGGTGCTGACGGACGACCAGGAGGGGTTTGCCGATGGCTGGAAGTATCTCGCCGAAGAAGTGAGCTTTGGGCCCGAGGACATGGACAGCCATCCGCCTGTTGAACTGACTCTCGACGACGGCACTACGGTTCGCTTCCGGGGAAAGGTGGACCGGATTGACCAGCATTCCGATGGCAGTGTCCGGGTGATCGACTACAAGACGGGTAAGTCGAAAGATTATGAACCGCTCGCGAAGCATCCGACTGCGGAGGGCACCCGCTACCAGCTTCCGGTCTATGGCCTGTTTGCCCGGACCCTCCGCGACAACTTGTCGGTTGTCGCGGCAGAATACTGGTTCATCTCGAGAGCAGGCGGTTTCAAGAAAATCGGCTACACCGTGACAGACGAGGTCGTGGAGCAGCTGCGCGCGGACGTGGGCCTAATCATTTCTGCCCTGCGGAACGGGATCTTCCCGCCCCGGCCCGAGTCCGACCGATACGTCAACTTCACCACCATGATGGGCGCCCAAGAGCTCGGCCAGCAGTGGCTGAAGCTTCAAAACGCCCCCGAACTAGAGCCCTATGCCCAGCTCCTGAAGGCGGAGAAATGA
- a CDS encoding exodeoxyribonuclease V subunit beta, translating into MNPELLELTDQTDRMLIEQELEANIFVEAGAGSGKTHELVERICAMVDAGVELKCMAAITFTEKAAGELRERVRRRLADASPTDLRQRALDQLDTAPIGTIHSFAARIISEHPIEAGVPPLITVVDELRSQIAFTRRWEDARQKLFADESLNDALRILLAVGVSLDHLQNVAADLDANWDRLESHPPRRRHIPAIDLGPLLRQTSDVLAHADHCTDPADKLLTAFEHIKSWHGRLSEAESGELGLVLELLHAVPQSGFSGGQRGNWSINVAEVRSSCKDLAQKAIALRNSFVQPAVETITAAMAEVLLQAARERQRSGELEYHDLLVHARDLLIGKDKQGVHAALHHRYRCIMLDEFQDTDPIQAELATRIAASDGCGPDGWEHLSVPPGRLFTVGDPKQSIYRFRRADIATYLAAQQRFSHDADSRIASLQTNFRSTGKLLEWINGTFGELITANGTVQPEYHALVPDPRRPEWSDEHGPAVSIIGRGGAQPDEAGKVSADAMRRQEAADVAAAIRVATGTAGLPAWQKQSKRSGGFECSPVELKDICVLIPTRTSLAALEDALDDAGIEYRAEASSLVYSTQEVTDLLLAMRAISNTADEAALVLSLRSAMFGCGDDELFEWKRAGGHWGLFSRTPDGLKNSPVAHSLRYLADLCGETEVLTPAEIMERLVADRRMLEAAVDAPRYRDVWRRLRFVIDQARAWTEATHGGLRDYLVWAAVQQEDNSRVKEAVVPETDVQAVRIMTIHASKGLEFPMVILSGTGSAPNNQKAAALWDQSSQVHVHFISDIRSAGYSSAEATEKEFDDAERRRLLYVACTRAESHLVVSHYVNAKNSLGQLLKDAVDAASAPDLHIPEDMPLQARTAHEVQPVEAFAVWLQRRDIWQKNSALVSTTSVTAIAKGDGEMAAFVTDETPLFASADDDGSPPSPAVTGGEHGKEFGTALHRLLELSDLRENENLEVLAERIASTSGLADPAGLAERARSALQSAPVRRAANREHWLELPVVTAVNGTTLEGIIDLMYREDDGTLVIADFKTDISVTQETLDAYWRQLSTYAGMVERITGQRVSQLVLIFCRAGDAEIRRQTQTRRKTEIES; encoded by the coding sequence ATGAACCCGGAACTCCTGGAACTCACAGACCAAACCGACCGAATGCTGATCGAGCAGGAGCTCGAAGCGAACATCTTCGTTGAAGCGGGTGCAGGAAGCGGCAAGACGCATGAGCTCGTCGAGCGAATCTGCGCGATGGTTGACGCTGGCGTAGAACTCAAGTGCATGGCAGCCATCACCTTCACCGAAAAGGCAGCAGGTGAGCTGCGGGAACGGGTCCGGCGGCGGCTGGCGGACGCCAGCCCCACAGACCTGCGCCAACGGGCACTCGACCAGCTGGATACGGCTCCCATCGGCACCATCCACTCCTTCGCGGCGCGCATCATCAGCGAACATCCGATCGAGGCTGGAGTCCCTCCCCTGATCACCGTGGTGGATGAATTGCGGTCCCAGATTGCGTTCACGCGGCGGTGGGAAGATGCCCGCCAGAAACTGTTCGCTGACGAGTCGTTGAACGACGCCCTTCGCATCCTGCTCGCCGTCGGCGTTTCGCTTGACCACCTGCAAAACGTTGCGGCAGACCTGGATGCCAACTGGGACCGGCTGGAAAGTCATCCTCCCCGCAGGCGGCATATCCCGGCCATAGACCTTGGTCCGCTTCTCCGCCAGACTTCAGACGTCCTCGCACATGCCGACCATTGCACTGACCCTGCGGACAAGCTGCTGACCGCCTTCGAACACATTAAAAGCTGGCACGGTCGCCTCTCTGAGGCAGAATCCGGCGAACTCGGCCTCGTCCTCGAGCTGCTCCACGCTGTTCCGCAATCCGGTTTTAGTGGAGGGCAAAGGGGCAACTGGTCCATCAACGTCGCCGAGGTGCGGAGCTCCTGTAAAGATCTGGCCCAGAAGGCGATAGCCCTGCGCAATAGCTTCGTACAGCCCGCCGTTGAGACCATTACCGCCGCCATGGCCGAGGTCCTTCTTCAAGCGGCTCGCGAACGCCAGCGGAGCGGCGAGCTTGAGTATCACGACCTTCTCGTTCACGCGCGGGACCTCCTCATCGGCAAGGACAAACAGGGCGTCCACGCTGCCCTGCATCATCGCTACCGCTGCATCATGCTGGACGAATTCCAAGACACGGACCCCATTCAGGCGGAACTGGCCACGCGGATAGCCGCCAGCGACGGCTGCGGGCCCGACGGCTGGGAGCATCTCAGCGTACCTCCCGGCCGGCTGTTTACTGTGGGGGATCCGAAGCAGTCCATTTACCGCTTCCGCAGGGCCGACATCGCCACCTATCTCGCGGCACAGCAGCGCTTCTCACACGACGCGGATTCCAGAATCGCTTCGCTCCAGACAAACTTCCGTTCCACCGGAAAGCTGCTTGAGTGGATCAACGGCACGTTCGGCGAGCTCATCACGGCCAACGGCACGGTTCAGCCGGAATACCATGCCTTGGTGCCTGATCCTCGGCGTCCCGAATGGAGCGACGAACACGGCCCGGCAGTCTCAATCATTGGTCGCGGCGGTGCGCAGCCCGACGAAGCGGGAAAGGTTTCTGCCGATGCGATGCGCCGGCAGGAAGCCGCGGACGTTGCTGCAGCCATCAGAGTCGCGACCGGAACTGCTGGACTGCCGGCGTGGCAGAAGCAAAGCAAGCGGTCCGGCGGTTTCGAATGCTCTCCCGTCGAGTTGAAGGACATCTGCGTCCTGATCCCCACCCGGACATCACTTGCCGCTCTAGAGGATGCCTTGGACGACGCCGGCATAGAGTACCGCGCTGAAGCGTCGTCGTTGGTTTACTCCACCCAGGAAGTCACTGATCTGCTGCTCGCGATGCGAGCGATCTCCAATACAGCGGATGAAGCGGCGCTTGTGCTGTCCTTGCGGTCTGCGATGTTTGGCTGTGGCGATGACGAACTGTTCGAGTGGAAGCGGGCCGGGGGCCATTGGGGTCTCTTCTCGCGAACGCCAGACGGTCTCAAGAACTCCCCTGTGGCCCACTCCCTTCGTTATCTTGCGGATCTGTGCGGCGAGACTGAGGTGCTGACGCCGGCTGAGATCATGGAGCGCCTCGTCGCCGACCGCCGCATGCTGGAGGCAGCAGTTGATGCACCGCGTTATCGGGACGTCTGGCGGAGGCTCCGCTTCGTCATCGATCAAGCCCGGGCCTGGACGGAGGCAACACACGGCGGGCTCCGTGACTACCTCGTTTGGGCGGCCGTGCAGCAGGAAGACAACTCACGGGTCAAAGAAGCTGTGGTGCCGGAAACTGACGTCCAAGCTGTACGGATCATGACCATCCATGCCTCCAAGGGCCTGGAATTCCCCATGGTTATTCTGTCGGGCACTGGTTCCGCACCCAACAATCAGAAGGCCGCAGCCCTGTGGGATCAGAGCTCCCAGGTACATGTGCACTTCATAAGCGACATACGGTCCGCGGGGTACAGCAGCGCCGAGGCTACCGAAAAAGAGTTCGACGACGCCGAGCGCCGCCGCCTCCTTTACGTTGCCTGCACGCGGGCGGAAAGCCACCTTGTTGTCTCCCATTATGTAAATGCCAAGAATAGCCTCGGCCAGCTCCTGAAGGATGCAGTGGACGCGGCCTCGGCACCAGATCTTCATATTCCCGAAGACATGCCTCTTCAGGCGAGAACAGCCCACGAAGTCCAGCCAGTCGAAGCGTTTGCAGTATGGCTGCAACGGCGCGATATCTGGCAGAAGAACTCCGCACTCGTGTCCACCACCTCCGTCACGGCGATAGCTAAGGGCGACGGAGAGATGGCCGCATTTGTAACTGACGAGACACCGCTATTCGCAAGCGCCGACGATGACGGCTCGCCGCCGTCCCCGGCAGTGACAGGCGGGGAGCACGGCAAGGAATTCGGTACGGCCCTGCACCGGCTGCTCGAACTGAGTGACCTCAGAGAGAACGAAAACCTCGAAGTGCTCGCCGAAAGGATTGCCAGCACATCCGGGCTGGCAGATCCTGCCGGCCTTGCAGAACGGGCCCGTTCTGCACTCCAGAGCGCACCTGTACGGCGCGCCGCGAACCGGGAGCACTGGCTCGAGCTTCCTGTTGTCACGGCAGTCAATGGAACGACTCTTGAGGGCATCATCGATCTGATGTACCGCGAGGACGACGGAACGCTGGTGATCGCGGACTTCAAGACCGACATCAGTGTCACGCAGGAGACCCTGGATGCTTATTGGCGTCAGCTTTCGACTTACGCGGGAATGGTGGAGCGCATCACCGGCCAGAGAGTGAGTCAGCTGGTCTTGATTTTCTGCAGGGCTGGGGACGCTGAAATCCGCCGCCAGACTCAGACACGGCGGAAGACCGAGATCGAATCATAG